AGTTGCTGTGCAGATCCAGAAAGTGGAGGTTGACGAACTTGCCGATGAAGTCGGGGACCTCTGTGAGCAAGTTCCGGCTGAGGTCCAGCTCCTCCACGCCACGCAGCTCCAGGATGCACTTGGGCATAGTGGAGATGCCTTTGTTACTGAGGTCCAGACGTTGTTTACCGTCCACGGTTGCCATCAGGCAGTTCTTCGCCATTTTAAGGGTGATCTTCTTACCGCTGGCCTTGCTGTCGCTTTTCTTCTTCCCCTCGGCCATGTCGCAGCACCAGAGTCCGTCCGCTCGTCTTAAGGCTCCACAACTACTGCAGCACGTCGCTCAGGTCGCCCACCATCTCTGCACCACCGCCAGCGACTTCTGCGCCGGGAGCAACGGCCGAAACACGTGACGTCACGTTAACGTGGCTGACCGCGCCTTGcctgtctgtttttgttttgttttgccctCTTTTTTGCCTcgcttgtctgtctgtttgttgtcctgtcCCTTCACTGGCATGCTAAAGTGACAGCAACTCACCAGTGACGGATTTCCGGTGTTTATCAAACTGTTTTCcctgtcgagatctgtttcccctagCAACACGAAAGcgttcgcatggaaacaggttcgCTATCGGTTGCgattaggttaggttaaggttaaggttaaggttagggtgaggtagaggttgaggttgaggttgaggtagaggtagaggtagaggtagGCGTAGgcgcctgggtggcgtggcggtctattctgttgcctacaaacacggggattgcgggttcgaatccccgcgttacctccggcttggtcgggcgtctctacagacacaattggccgtgtctgcgggtgggaagccggatgagggtgtgtgtcctggtcgctgcactagcgcctcctctggtcggttggggcacttgttcggggggagggggaactgaggggatagcatgatccgcccacgtgctacgtcctcttggtgaaactcctcactgtccggtgaataaagaagcggctggcgactccacatgtatgggaggaggcatgtgggtagtctgcagccctccccggatcggcagagggggtggagcagcgaccggggcggctcggaagagtggggtaattggccaagtacaactggggagggaaaaaaggggaggggggatctctctcacacacacaaaataaggcTTGAAGTTAGGTTACGGTTAATCAAGCATCCCGGTGTTATACTGAACTCTGGctatggggaaacagatctcaatggggaaacagagttcgatacaacgcTGATTCTTAGTGAACCTttgtatcaatcattactatgggcaaatttgtgcgtatacacccatgggattttttagccccggagtttgtctcagagaccagtaacctatagacaccgattggctaacactgatgtctttgcaggcctgggcgattgattgctcgttgcaagaggtagacagtagatgtcaggaggaaggaattacaaataaccgtcATGCTTCGCTACTGTCTGACATACAATTATGAGGGCTAAAAACTTCCATGGGTgttgcacaaatttgcccatagtaacgattgatacatgaggcccgaTCATTTGGCTGAGCTCAGCAATAGGAGCCGGTGCTCTCAAACGCTCTTTATTTAGTACCACTTCTGGCTTTTATAATTCAGCCAAATTTAGCAATGTTCTGGCCTATGATTGGTatgtttgcatatatatatatatatatatatatatatatatatatatatatatatatatatattgtagcaaactcggggggcaaccacaggaactgccgcagtcgAGACGCgtacccgtgtctcccgctccgcaagcgacaacgttaaccagtcgactaaagggtccgacccgttagtcaaggaccaacgtgtctacttattcatgcacgttacaatatatatatatatcacttaaATTATTCAATGTAATTCTACTAAATCTTATAATTTCCAGAATACCATAATTTTACATTATGTCTGATATAAAAACCTTAGATATTGTAAAAACATCGAACGCATGTGTACACGTAGaacagcgctatataaaatgtagtCCATTCACCATTTACATGTgtattccacccatccattagcctatccgagccgcttatcctgccctcagggtggcggggccgctggagcctatcccagcagtcactgtggGCGGCAGGCGTCTTGTGTTGGCGGTCGGCGCAACATACAGAGTCTCCCCATGCTTGGCTCTTAATGTTATTACCAGCTTGGGAAGTTTCTGGGTCGTATCTAACAAATACTTAATAGGATCGTCCTATTATTCTGTtattctgttgtattaacttacaaaagaaagaaagaaagaaatcggCTCTCAGACAAGAGCCGGCTCACATAGTTCACTTAAAGGAGCGGTGTCAACACCGCGGTCACGACATCCACACTTAAAAAATGGATTGCGCGTCTACACTGCTTTATACAGTAACCCGTTCACTTCTACACAGGCTTATTTGACAAGTTCCATAAGAATTAAATCAAATTGTTATCAGCAAACTCCACAATATTCTCGTACAACACGTCCACAAGTACCTCTGTAATGATTCTCGTGCTGTTCTACCGCAGCATTTTTAATAATTAGATGCGGAAGTCCTGTGTGTACGTTGTTATCAATTGCAGATATGGAAAaatttccataaaaaaaaaatccaaatcgaTTGTTTTCAGCAAACTCCCCATATTCTTGTTCAACGTGTCCCCAGGTACCTCTGTGATGATTTTCATGTTGTTTTAccacagcattttttttaatgattagGTGCTAAAATCATAACAAAATCCCCCTCATTTCTACTTAGACAGATTTTAAAACATTCCATAAAAAAAGCAAATTAAATTGTTATCAGCAAACTCCACCGTATTCTTGTACAACCTGCCCCCAAGTACCTCCATGctgattttcaagttttttttctgcAGGGTTTTTTATTTATAAAAACTAGAAGCTAAAATCATAACAAATTCCTATTCAGTTCTACATAGGCAGGTATAACAAATTCCATAAAAAAAGCAACTCTGTACAGAGCTTTGCAGAACCAAAAGGCTCCAGTATTTCCTCACAAAAACATACGGGCAAACCCTGAAAGTGCCACAGTTCAGGTGGAGGTTCATTTTATCTGCAGGACCTCACACAACAGAGAGGTGATGATGCAGTGCAGCAGCTGCAGTACCAACCCATTTTCCACACAAAGTTTTGGACACCACTGCAGAAGAATGGAACTGTGAAAACTGTACAAATTAAGAAATTTTTTTGCATAAAATTGTATGAAAAGGTTGATCATGGGGCAAGGGGGAAAAACTACTTAACTTTCACATTGACATGGCCAAAGTGGGCATTGAAGTGGGTGTGATTAGCCTTTGGTGAATATAAAAAATGTGGAGCTAACATACTGCTCTACTGAGTGTTTCTTGTTAGCATTTGATATGATGCTGCACAATGAATATTGCTAGGGTATTCATGGTTAATTGGCAAATATACAGTTACTTTTACAGCCTGTTATTTTGTACTACAAAGTTtacctttacctctctctctctcgctctcactctctatttatatatatttgtatgatttattcatttatttatatactattatatatgcacacacatatcaGTGAATATTCATGGTAATGTTTAAAATTAGTTTAAAATTTCATTTGATTACTTCATTCACTAAAAGAAACCCACACGATATGACAAGTACTCAATCTTGCTGTAGCAGCAGTTATGCTGTTAGAATAACACCTACTTTTTATGGGCCTGGTGGGTTTTGCGGTCTCATAATTCCAAATTGTCACCCAAAAAATGTCTAAAGTTCGTATTCAGCAAAGAACTCAACTACTTTGAGTTATGTTGCaaatttatatttattttagtCGGTTGGTTTTTAGTCCGTCTAGCttatatttatcttatttatttttttatctgagAGCTGTTGTCCATTTATAAGCGGTGATCTTGACGAGGCCAAGAATGTGTTATCATTTAACTAAACtttgtaataataatacatttttcttATTTGCAAAGAAATGTCACATTTGGCGATTATTCATAACAGgtgttgaaaaaaaagaaaagaaatgaaaatCCATCTGAAAATAGGCTGATGAATTTTTAAAACGTGCCCACGTTACAGCAGAATGGGATACCGTACAAAGAAACGTAGATGCGCAATACGATTTTCTACGTGCTGGCGGCGTGACCGCGCCCTCTCCGAAGTTTAGACGCGCGCGAGCGCGGGCCCGATTCGCTCGCGACCGACACATCGCCACAACCTCGCCATGTCTCTGCGATCGGCCGTGCCTCGACTTGTTAGCCCGTTTAAAGGGGTTTTAAGAGCCTCGGCGCAAATCCCGAACCGGCAGTACGCCGCCGTGGCGGAAGCGAGGGCGGTTCTGGAGCACGAGCTCGACGGGATCCGGGCGGCAGGGACGTGGAAAGGGGAGAGAATTATCACGTCCAGGCAAGGTCCCCAAATCAGCGTGGACGGCAGCCGTGGCAGTGAGTAGCGACGGTGTGATGCggacggccccccccccccccgtggcctCAGagcggatcccccccccccccgaatgtcGACATAGTAACCGATTTGGCGGAGAGAACAGATGGACGTCACATGCTCCCGCCATGTGCTGGAAACCTGCCCAGTGTGACACGTGTCTCTCCTCTGTTGTGGCAGTGCGACTTTTTTTGTGCGCCTCTTGCCGGCAGGAGTCGATGCGCTCTCGCGCTTCACTCGCCGTTCGAGCGCGGCTTTGCCGATCGTCGTCTCCCGTCCAAAATAAACGCAACTCGTCTTTCGTCACCGAGAATAGATTTCATTTCAAAAACGTTAACTAACTCGTTTTAGGTCGCCTTGAAATTCATTTGGCTAACCGTTACCAAAGATACCACCACGTGTAACTCGTAACATCCAAACACGGTTAAGCTAATTCGTTCTGTAAATAAAGTGTTGTAGTGTGCcgtatctgctgtggcgacccctagcggcgGCAGCCGGTAGTAGTACATTCAAACTGTGTAGTAGTAGCTACTATAGATGTTGGGTAATAGTATTAGCAAGGTGGCGGGTGTTGACGCTTGTGCATCATTGTGAACATTATCCAGAGACTGACGGTGCTGGTTTATGAATGGGCTGTTGACTGCATGCCATGTGCTGTCATGTGTTGAACTCCGCTGGACACCGACCTCACTATCCAATGTTTATGTAGTCTTTTGTCACCCTACCTTCCTCTCTGTGTGTTGTTGGCGTAGGTTTCATGGGTTGCAGCCCAGTCAGACATACAAGCTCACAGAGGCTGTTGCTGTTCTGTGCTTTTGAGTTGCTGGCTGGACAATCGGCTCCACTGAGGACATAAAACAAAAAGATTGGCCTGCTAACCTGTGGTTTTCTGTGCCACCTCACACTCATGacactcactctccctccctccctccctccctctctctctcagccataTTGAATTTTTGTGCAAACAACTACCTTGGTCTATCCAGTCACCCAGAGGTGGTGCAGGCCGGGATTGATGCTCTCAAGACCTATGGTGCAGGACTGAGCTCTGTCAGGTTCATCTGTGGCACACAGGTGTGATGGCCTTAACATTTTTCAATCAGCACATTTGTCTGATCCATGTATGTTAAAATACTATACAATATCTAATATACCTACGCCATCTCACTTATTGTGATGTGATCGACAGGGTATTCATAAAAATCTGGAGCAGAAGTTAGCAGAGTTCCATGAGCGGGAGGACTGCATCCTCTATGCCAGCTGTTTTGATGCCAATGCTGGGCTATTTGAGGTGCGTGATTATTTCAGCTACATCTTTGAGGTCACAGTTGTTTATTTTCGAACTCAGCTGTTGTGATTGTTAGACAGGTCAATTAATGGTTATCACCTGCACCAGAAAAATTCATTAGTGTCTGTGTAGCTCAGTGGTCAAAAATCCATGCTTGTGTACTTGCAGTGTGTCCCCTAGAATTCTTTGCAGCAGCTGTGCTGTATGTCCACGAGCATGCGATGCCGGCCCATATTCCACATGTTGGAATAGCTTAAAATTttaggggggggattgggggtcgtcctccaagaacattttatgttgtttttataaaAAAGAACAACACCCAAAAAGCTTAAAGACAAAACTTGCCAAAGAACTCCACTGGGGACCAATTACAACCATTACATCTGGGAAAAGTCATTTAGTTAGTTTTGATGCTCTCCACATTGATTTTACACTCATTTGGCTTAGGTGGTGCCCAAAACGTCTTGGGTGCTGTGCCTAAGCCTTATACTTGTAGGGACGACCCTGTACTACCTATAAATTTAGCTAGCCTTACATAGCAGCCAAAAAACGTACCGTTAGCCTTCCCTGCTCAGCTTCCAGACCGTAGTCTGAAGCACAGGAGAGATGTTTGCTCGGGCTAACCCCCTTCACTTTTCCAGCAGTTTGGGACTCGACAGACAAGCCTTTTCTTGGTCTTGAGAAGCTGCAGCTTTTATTAGCTGACACACTGTTAAGTCTgtacttgtctgtgaatgttctcattcatcctggtcatggttatccaaaggagttgaatcaagtgcaactggatttggtatatatccgtgaagacgtttcgcctctcatccaagagacttcctcagttcgtgcctttctgactagaccaagctagtctgactggctggtgatgagactcagactcagtcagactagcttggtctagtcagaaaggcccgaaTCTGGGATTTAATGCACTAGTCGATGACTCGAAACAATTCCACAATGACATGGGGTGCTGTCGTGAAAATCATTAGTAGCCCATTGATATTGGTAATTTAACAGTTCTGACGTCGCCTCATAACCTGTGCTGCTTGTCAACCCACATCTCACTTTCCCGTCATTCCGctctctttcctcttttcatGACGCCTGTTAAAAACACTACTGTCTTGAAATAGTCCCTTAAGACGTCATTGCTCGTCTTTCACTGTACACCAGGTTCTGTTGGGCCCAGACGATGCTGTCCTGTCTGATGAGCTGAACCATGcctccatcattgatgggatccGGCTGTGTCGGGCCAAGAGGTTCCGCTACAAACACATGGACCTCAACGATCTGGAGACCAAGCTCAAGGAGTCCCAGGTAAAGCAGCAGAAAAAAGTGCCGTGTAGGAACCTCTCACGGGCCTCTCAGCCAAACAGGATTTTACTGCTAAAGGCTGTACCCATAATCAGTCATAATCAATATCATGTCAAGTTTTGTTATGCTCACTTAGGACACGTTGAATCGTTTTTAATGGTGAAGTCTAGTCTCTCCTGTTGAGTGATAGATTATCCAAAAACCAAGGGCCTCACTGTTTACATAATGAACCGTCCTCTAAACCTGCAGAGAAAGCAGTTTCCGCTCTATTTAGCCACTATGACTCCTTTCAATGTGCTCTTCCTTTAAAATTATGCAATGGCTCTTTAAGCATCAGTCTTTGCCTTATTAGCCGTGCATGCATTTAAGCAGGTGATACTCAACCATGTGTCCTAGAGCCGTGTGTACACGGGTTTTCTGTCCAACTCAATACTGcatcagctgatttcactaattagtagGTGTGTTAATTAAGTGTAATAGACCATGTAGTGttgggaccgctcaggttggacggtttggagacaaagcaagagaggcaagattgagatggcttggacatgtgtggaggagagatgctgagtatattgggagaaggatgctgaatatggagctgccagggaagaggagaagaggaaggccaaagaggaggtttatggatgtggtgagggaagacatgcaggtggctgatgtgacagaggaagacgcagaagacaggaagaaatggaaacggatgatccgctgtggcgacccctaacgggagcagccgaaagtagtagagacCATGTAGTGTTCAGtttgaaagaaaacctgcatacgcaTGGCCCTCTATGGCACGTGACTGAGTAGCTCTGCACTTAAAGGTAAAGTTcaccgattttcaaccttatctttgTCCATCTGTGACAGACGGCGAAACCACATGAGAATCACCTGCAGTGTTCTCAATCGTATCTGCATCCCTTGGGCGGCAGTGAAACAGTCTTTTTTTTCCCGCCCGCCAAGTGACATATCGCGATGTCAGTTGGCAGCcagaaaaactacagcctagcgCACATTCTCCTTCTCTCGGCTAAGCTAAGTTTCGGATGGTGGGAATGACATCCTGCATCATTAATGCAGAGGATTTTAACGATGATGATACCGAGGTTTACACGCAATGCTGTCTAGTACATGTAGGCACTGTGGGGAAGACTGTGTGCAGGACAACACCGATTTCTCTGTCAATATAGTACCCAGTGGGGACTTTATTCATTCAGTCAACTGCATTATTCATCAGTGCTGATTGCACTTACACAAAACcatcagtgaaatttccctttaagtgtGTTTTTTTCACTTCATTTTATGTCCTTGGTGCATAAAAATCTGTCCCTCTGAGGCCATTGGGGGATGTAGAAGTGACGTATTGATTATATTGTACAAGGGCTAATTCTTTGCTCCACTGATCACCCTTGACCCTCTTTACTCCCGCAGTCATCTCGTATGCGTCTGGTGGTGACGGATGGAGTGTTCTCAATGGATGGGGATGTGGCGCCCTTGCAGGGAATCTGTGACCTCGCCGAACAGTACGGAGCCATGGTCTTCATCGATGAGTGCCACGCCACTGGCTTCCTGGGTCTCCGGGGCAGGTAAGTGAAAGTGAAGAATTCAAATCAGTGATTCAAGGACAAaggtcagtgtggtcagtagtgtttGCATGTGACACAAAAGGTATTGCAGACTTAAAGCAAAAACTAAACACATTTAGTCCATACCTGTAGAAGATGAGACAGATATggattgtccatccatccgttactcagggtcacggggatgctggagcctgtcccagcagtcattgggtggcgctTAATGATGAACAGGGCTCCAGATGGCGACTAAAACGGTCGCCAATGCGACTAACTTTTTAATTTTGCCACCATTTTTTCCCCTGCCAGTCACCACTGGCCACCATTACCCacaagccaaaaaaaagaaatgcccACCCGATTTGTTTGTGTACTGAACTCTCCATCTACCTGACCCAGCGTGTGAACCCCTGTACGGTTTCCAATACATAAACTTCTCCGCGCTGCTGTCCTACGGTGGTTGAAGCGTCAGCTGTATAGGTGAACAGAAACAGCGGTCGAAGATAGTTTAACGTCACGTTTATCGGGTTAAAAATGTGAAGTGTTGACTGTATGAACGGTGTTTCATTTAGTTCGATGGAGTTTGAATTTGGAACTTAGATGTAGCTAACTGCGTAATTAGCTAACCTTTTAGCCAATGTTGGCCAGCTGCCAAGAAAACAAAATGTGCAGACGAAAAACAGACTTTTCTCACCCCCTGCCTGTCCGAACCCAGCCTCCTCTACATCAGATGTCGAGGTGAAAGTGAAAGTTCTCAAGTGACATTTGAGTCGTCCCAGCCCGATTCAGTCGGTGTGCAGTCCTTTacagatgaggataaccaagtGTGGCGAGCGGAGTCGTCCTCTCCCTTCCCTGCGGCTCCCATCCCTAGCGGCTTGGCTGCAAGAGTTGGCCTGGTTACGTTATCACAAGGGGAAAATGTGCTGCACATTTTGTGCTCGAGTAGGACAAGAGACCGCTGGTAAAACAGAGTTCATGAGCGGTTCGAGTCATTTTAAAAAAGAAACCGTGACGAAGCGTGGTGACAATAAAGACAACATAAGAAACGCCGGGGATTGCGTCATGGCTCggcctgctccaacacagctgattcaaatgatcgacTCGGTACGAACTCCTGAAGCTGCTTCATAACAAACGGATCATTTAAATCAGGACAAcacgcaggacaagtggtcctccaggaggagTTTGTGAAACGCTGGCATGGACTATGGAAGGCAGAGCAAATGAAGGCAGACGGTACAGAGGGAAAAGACCAAAGCAGTGTGAGGCAGCCCTTTAACAATGTAGCATATGACATCACTATATTTTGGCTCCTGAAAAATTGATTTGGCTCCTAAAATATTTTTGGTCTAGGAGCCTCCtggatgttttgttttgggttttttttttttttttgcctggagACCTGATAAATGTCTTATGCTAGCCTCAATTATCAAGAGCTTCGCTAGACCTGTAGTCAGTAACGTGTCATAATTATGAGAAGATAATGTTATGAGATGGACTGATAATACTGTTCAATGGTTTTTGCAGAGGAACAGATGAGCTCCTGGGAGTAATGGACCGAGTTCACATTGTAAACTCCACCCTGGGAAAAGCGCTTGGAGGAGCAGCTGGTATGCCTCCTTCTGTTTGACTGATTTATAGCATAGTTTGGTTACATAGATATCCCAGCTCCGAACACCTCAAGAACTGCCGCAGCTCAGGATGAGTCTCCGCAGACTCATCTTGAGAAGACTATCGTGTGATTTTAACATCTTTCTCTTTTGTCTTTTCTCTTGTAAGGTGGATACACTGTTGGCCCTAAACCTCTGATTGACCTGCTTAGACAGCGCTCACGTCCATACCTGTTCTCgaactccctcccccctcccgtgGTGGGCTGTGCCACTCGGGCCGTGGAGCTGCTGCTCGCGTCTAGTGAAATCGCAGAAAGCATGATAGCCAAAACAATGAGGTGGGTTTTTACAGGGGGAGGAGGCAGCAGACCTTCGTGCCTCGGTGTATGTGGGGAAACGCCCACTGGTAGCTTATCAGTGTTGTCCGTTGAAACCCCTTGTAACAGTTTGggtggtttttttggggttttattTTTGCTGCTACTGTTTTTACTTGAACTGAAGAGTTGCAAGCTTCTTTGTATGATGGTAAGATTCCTGAGTCTGGGGGCCGATGAAACCACTCACAACCCATCATTTGTCTTCGTAGAACAAATGCTTGCAAATCTAAAAACAACACCGCTTTCCCTTTTGAGACTCTTGAGCAGTTACTGACTCCCCCGCCGTCACACACAGTGGAGTTGTGCAACTGTTGACACAGGCCTGCTGACAAAAGCAAACGAGGCTTTCTTGAATTTGTTATTTGTGCATAATGCATGTTGGATAACGCAGCTGAAGgggaacgcgataaaacgatttggAGGTTGTACTTGGAGGTTGGAGGAGAGTGGAGGTCGTCCCTCTTGTATGTGTGGGAGAAATAATTTTCGTTCTTGTCTCGTTTGTTGACCTTGTCCCTCCAGATACTTGAGAAAAAGAAATGTCAATACACCCACAGCTGCCTGTAGGCCTTATTGTGCTATTGTTCCCTGATCACTGGAGAATGTATTTGCACAGCATTTCTTTTTAGATGAAAACAGTTTTTTATCGCTTCATCCACCATATTGTTTAAAATGGAAATTTGCCCTCTGGCCTCCGCTCGTTTAACTAAACCTCGACCCTAGCAACACATTTAATCATATCCCCTGTGCTGCTGAGTATTAAATAATATTGTATCAGCTACTCTGTGGTGGCTAGGTACACCCTTCTAACAAGTGTGGGCTACGCTGAAGTCTTTGGTGTGAGACTGAATCGCTGGCGGCTCCAGGACTGTTGTTCTACAGCTGATCCTGTGTGTTTTCGCCTTTCTTCCCACTCAGGTTCAGACACAAAATGACCCAGGCGGGGTTCACCATCGCAGGCTCGGCACACCCCATCTGCCCTGTGATGCTAGGGGATGCACGGCTTGCCTCTTCAATGGCCGACGACATGCTGAAACATGGTGAGACAGTAATGAATACCTTAACGGTCCTCTTCTTCTGCTTAACTGTTGGTTTTGAGAACAGCTGATAATATATATGAAGGGTTTCGTGCTAAAATGACATGTCCGCTGTTTGAG
The nucleotide sequence above comes from Lampris incognitus isolate fLamInc1 chromosome 10, fLamInc1.hap2, whole genome shotgun sequence. Encoded proteins:
- the gcat gene encoding 2-amino-3-ketobutyrate coenzyme A ligase, mitochondrial; the encoded protein is MSLRSAVPRLVSPFKGVLRASAQIPNRQYAAVAEARAVLEHELDGIRAAGTWKGERIITSRQGPQISVDGSRGTILNFCANNYLGLSSHPEVVQAGIDALKTYGAGLSSVRFICGTQGIHKNLEQKLAEFHEREDCILYASCFDANAGLFEVLLGPDDAVLSDELNHASIIDGIRLCRAKRFRYKHMDLNDLETKLKESQSSRMRLVVTDGVFSMDGDVAPLQGICDLAEQYGAMVFIDECHATGFLGLRGRGTDELLGVMDRVHIVNSTLGKALGGAAGGYTVGPKPLIDLLRQRSRPYLFSNSLPPPVVGCATRAVELLLASSEIAESMIAKTMRFRHKMTQAGFTIAGSAHPICPVMLGDARLASSMADDMLKHGIYVIGFSYPVVPKGKARIRVQISAAHSDEDIDHCVDAFIQTGRKHGVVS